DNA sequence from the Primulina tabacum isolate GXHZ01 unplaced genomic scaffold, ASM2559414v2 Contig420, whole genome shotgun sequence genome:
aAATCATACAAAGATAAAACTAGATAAAAAACTAatcaagattcaaaattaagttaataatttaacaacacaacatattcacaacaaaaatgatatttatattattttatcttttttttttattttcaaactttaaacaaaatattgtgataaaagaaataaatattttaataaaagctAATATGAAGAATAATTAAGaagaatttaagtttttttttgtaGGAATAATAGTTTTGAAGAGAGCTGTAATATAATAAAAGATTACTTTTTTAATTGAATATGTTgtttacaaattattataatCATAGACAAAATATTACGGCAAGCGGTTTAAGTGATGCGCATTGGTGCGGTttttgacaaaataaataacCGAACCGTATATGGGATGCAATTTATGATTACTATTTTTAAtcacgatttttataaaatattaaaaaaatgatgCTATGCAATTCGGTTCGAAATATTGGGCCacttgataaattttttttatcaacccTAAGTGAACTTGTCAATTTAATTGGCATTTAGACTCCGTTTTTCTGTGAATGGTCCAAGAACGAGTCAACGACGAAAAGTTGCGCCTGAAAATTATCTGTCAAGAACGCGACAATCGAGACCCTAATCGAATTGAGCATTTAATCGACAACAAAGTCTCATTAAATTCTTATAAAATAGTTTTTTGTGAGTGTGTCTTCCGATTCTGCATTTGGTTTTCATTACTGTTTGATTTTTCGGAGTAGGTTTTGGAAGCTTTGGCCATCGGCATGTCAGAGACTTCGAGGTCTTGGGTGACAATAACCCTCGGACGCACCGGTCAGGTAGTAATTTTTCAATACTTTCGAAATTTATTAATGATATCACGAATTCGCGCTGCCAATATGATGTCAGTATTCAGCCAAGTACAGATTTTCTCAGTACTTTGATTGATTATTTGTCTTTAATAACGCCGATTGGAAATTGTGTAAAAGATGTTGGGGTGTTCTTTTCCCGGATTTATGGTTTTTATGGACTTCTGCATTTACTTGGTGATATGTATCATCATATTCTTCTATTGCGTATGTTTTGTAGGTAGTGAAAAGGGATGGAAGTTCATATGATGGTGCTTATATCAATGCACTGCCACATGCTGGAAACAAGCGATCCGTTAGAGAAAGGCTTGGAAATTGCGTAGATTCATCTGCACAGTTCAGTAACAAGAGGTGTGTGACATTTGCTCCTTTATGTATCAGTAGATAAAGTGCTTAAATCAACTATTGATCTTCCCTAGTTCGACAAGTTTTAGTTTTTCTTTGCATTTGTTGCTAACAGGAAATTGTGATACTTCTTGGTTGTTTTACATTTGTTGCCAATGCTAATTTCGCTTTTAGCAAGAATACAGAACACTAAAAACTGTAGATATTTTTGTAAGATGTTTGCTGGGCAGATACGCATAATTTTTGTTATTATCCTTTTCAGAATGAGGGGAGACGGTGGAGCTATGATTGATGCTGATGGTAATTGACTTGCTCTTGAATGGTTAAGATTCCTTGTTGTCGCTAGAGTTATTGCTAGTAAATAATATGATTTGTTTAATTGTTTCTTATTTGGACCAAATAAAAGATATCCTTCTAAGTAGAGATGATCTCCGGCACAAAATCATTCGAAAAAATATGCGCAAGCAAAGTCATAACAGACTACAGGATGGGGAAGATCTTCGCAACATCCTCTCAAGGCCTGCACAATCTTCAACAAATAGTGTATCTGCATGGGAAAAGCTGTCTGAAACAAATGATACTAGACCACGTTATTTGGAACCGAAAGATAGAAGACATCACATTCCAACCTCTAGGGATGATAGACAGTTAATATCTCTCTCCAGGAGTTCTAGCCAACATTTACCATCATCGAAGGTTCAGCTACTTCTCAATCCTAGGGTACAACACGTGCCTGATGCCAGAGAAAGTGGACGAATCCGTCTTGAGCCAAAGGATAGCAAATATTGTATGCCAGAACTTAGTCGTTCTAGTATGATATCTGATGTACATGGCCCAAGAATTACAAATAATGTATCCAAGATGGAGCCAGGGATAAATTCTTCTTCTCCCTCGACCTTGGATCATTTAAGGCGAAGATCACCACCCGATGAAGCTTTGATGAGCTCTAGAGGTCTTCCTGCACCTGTAAGAGATGAAGAACCAAATAGAATATATGCTGTTAGGACATTGGGTGATACCAGATCGAGTGCACTTAAAGATGCTTTTGATTTTTCAAGACCCACAAGTTCTTCATCTTATTTGACAGAAATGGCTCCACCTGTTGGACTGATGAAGACCAGGGCACCAATTGTCTCTACACATCCTTTACCAAGCAGTCACGCACAAAATACTTCATATGTGGTACAGTGTACATAAAGTTTCTTGTCCTCTCCTGAGATAAATTTTTCGTAGTACTTCCCACGAAGCGGAGTTTTTCTTTTGATTCATTGGTATACTACATAGTTGAGTGTGTCTGTCCGAGTGAAAAGTTTGTCTTTACCTGTTTGAAAACCATAATATGGATTATTGATTAGATATTTACGGTTTATCAAGAACTATGAGAACAGTCTTGTTGTTTCTTCACCAGGGAGGAGATTATTTTTAGGCTGCTAGTATATGGCCAGCAATTCAGATCCGCTGCACAATACACTATCAATCTGTAAAAAAACATGATCTTGTCAAAATcctatttattttatctaagtTAAGTTTAGGCAGTTGCTGGGTAGCTGTTTCTGGGAGCATTAAAAagtcttcattttttttttcaaatttttttattatctcaaaGCTTGCATGTGAAAGCATCTTATACTCTCTGACTTTATAATTTTAAAGTGTATACTCCCTTTGACTGTATAATTGTATATACGTTTTAAAGAGTTTCATTTCTTATCAATCAAGGATCATAATCAATTCTTCTCAACATTTTATATAATTTGAGCATATATTCGTATCCGATGCTATTattttgttattgatgatttatgaATACGGTGAAAATGAGTGTTCCCAACCGCACCCACACACACAAGGAAATCCTCCACAAACGAATGGAACAATGAATGACAACATTGAAAACTTTTGATATTCAAGAAAGGTTTTAAGATATGGTTGTACTTTTGCAACTTTACAAAGAAGGATTCCACATCGGTTCAGTCATTATATTTTATGCTTGCTGCTTGCAGGTGGATGATCACTCTACTGTTGACATCTTTCTGAGGTCACTGGGCCTTGAAAAGTTTGCCCTTCCTTTTAAGGCCGAGGAGGTATGTAATTCCTGAAATTTTAAttcttctttattttaattaacgGCACGCCCTTTTTCTCTCGCTTCCCAGAAGCCTTTATTTATTTCTAAGAACTAAAAACCTGAAGACAGATTATTATATTGCAAGAATGTTGAAGTATCAGTTTTTTATTTGCCTTCACTCCTTGTTGATTTTCTAGGCTGAATCTTATCCAGTCAATTTATTGTTCATTCATTTTTTGGGTGCGCCATATATCATtctaatcattttaattttctaGTTTCTTTCCATTCATTTTCTGTCCTGCCATACTTTTCATAAAATAGACGTACTTCTATTCTCTATTACCTCAATATAAATATCATTCTGCAGGTGGATATGTATTCTTTGAAGCGGATGACTGACAGTGACCTTAAAGAGTTGGGAATACCCATGGTAATAGCTTTGTCAATATCTGATATTTCATACCTTATTGCACGTAATCCATGGTAATTTTTAGATTtgttgtaaattcttcttcagaTTATGCTATGTAGGTTGAAAGACGAGAATCCGAGTGAATAGCAATTATCAGTTGCAGACAGTGGTTTACCTAGAAAACTTGCTATACTTGGTGCTTAAATCACATTGCAGACCTTACCGTGGGTGATTGCTCACTCACAAACGAaaacaatttcaaattttatgtatgatttttaatgaaaaatcaaGTATTGACCCTTTCTATCCTTGAGATATTAAATCATCGACATCCCCGAGAGCCAACTGATTTGCTCATGCACTCAGTTGGTCTCCTCTGGATGCATAAAAACAGGTGTATTCTAAGTAAACCGCTCTGTCATAAATGTATAGTTTTTTTGTGGGTGTTACTTAGCCTCTTTTGTGGTTAAGATGTTAAAAACCAGTGAATATTATAACAGCTtttaatcagcatctgaatcaACAGGTCTTTAAATCGTTTTTTGTGAGAAAATGTAAACCCTTCCTTCTTCAGAAAGATGCATCCCGTGAATCAAATTTTTAAGAGAAATTGTGTTTCGTTGGGTCTATCTTTCAAAATGTTCTTATTGACGGCTTTCAATTTGCAGGGACCAAGGAAGAAAATCATGCTCGCACTGCAACCTCGTCTTAGAAGGCAAGCATTATAGGAACTCTTGATGCAAATGAGATTTGTGTGAAGCAATTACACCATTCAGCGACGAAATACAAATTTTTAATGCAAACCTTGTCTTGATTTGTCATTCAATCGTGTTGTTGAATCCCTAAGATCATTTTATCGAGGTTGGTGACATAATCAAGAAAAAGGATCGAACTATAACTGTCTTGATATGGTATTTACATTGGTAAAAGTTATTGTTTTGATTCTAACTTCGTGTGACATATGAAGAGAGTGTTTACTTTTTTAATGTTGCGTGCAAAAAGTGTTCTTaatcttaaaaaaattatattgctACTTACATAAGTATTGAAAATTTAACCTTTTGAATTGATTGTCGTATTCGGTCTTATCAACGATTAATGTAGATTAATGTAGAAGACATTTAGATTGAATGATATCCTCCGTAAAGGCAATATTCGATACTCGCTTGGAATTGTGAAGTTCAAGAAATGAGGTGGTTTAGTGTATCATTTGAGGCAAATAGGAATGTAATGAGAAATTGCCCTTTCTTGTTACTTGCAATGATTAATGGTTGGATATGAGTAGGTTTGAGCTTTCTCGGATTATGTCAAGTTGAGCAGGTTCATGAGCCTATTGAGTTGGCTTGACCTCAGGTTTAACAACTGGTGTTTCACTATCTCGATTTCTGCATTCACGCTATACAAGTCAAGTATATGCGGTATAACGATCTCAATGAGTTTCTATCGGGTTTTCGGTGAGAAAGAAACAGAAACGTGATCGAGTGTAGGCTGGTATGGACTGAAAGTTGGGCTAGAATTAGGAATCGAGTGAATCCGGGTAGACACAGTCGTAATTATGGCTGCTGTAGGAGAGGGGATGTCCTTCCTAGCATACCAGACATGGAACATGCCGCTTCCCTAACAAGAGTATGAATAACCTGATTCATTGatctaaaaacaaaataaactgACACGAAGAAAATTCTCTAACTAGGAATTTACAATCTTCTATAATTAAGCTTAGACTAGAAGAATCTGGTTCCGAACTATTCAACGTTTCTTCCAACATCAGTTTCGATAATGATATTGGGGCATTCCAAGTTTTTAAGCCAATTTAGGGCTTCTTGAATGCTCAACGCTTCTGCAATAGTGGAGCTAAACTGTCCAAGCAGAGTACCGTAAGATGCACAATTACAACACCCTGAGAATTTCGTGCAATGCAACCGTAGCCAAATAGCCAAGAGCTCTCAAATATAGCAGCATCAACATTACACTTGATAGCATTATCTGGGGGTTTTTTCCTTTGTGGAAGCCCAAATTGAAGTGAAATCAAGCAACCAGCAGAAGCATGAGTAGCCTTTAGCCATTAAGAATAGAGATTGAAGTCGATTGGAAATTGACAGTAGCTATCTTGCTCTTGTCATTCCATACCACATCATTTTATTTTGTCAAATACACCATAGAATAGTTGCTGCTAGCTCAAGAACTTGCTGCTCACATTGTCGAACTAAGTTATCCCACCACATTGACAGAGAATGCAAAGAAGAAAAATGACTACCTACAGGAGAAAGACATCATATGTTTCTTGCAAAAGGGCAAGATACCAGAGCAATGAAAGTCATCTTCTATCTCATTATGGAAAAGAAGCGATCAGCATTCGGTCAGTGCCACCCTTCTTTACTACTGTAAGGGCATCTCTAATCCCAACATTAAAATAGCGTCACGCTTTTTTGATGCTGGGGTTTTCTCCAACGGAGCTAAATAGCGCAGCTCCATTTCCCTCTGCGCCagaggattttttttttttgaaaaaaaaagtaaataaaataaaaaaatttgaaaaaaaaagaagagctcgacccattcttcttaaaataaaaaatgagtgGGTCGAGCTTCCCActcactttaaaaaaaattttaaaaaaagaagagTGGATCGAGCTCTCACTcttctaaaataaaaaattagtgAAGAGTTTGACCCACTcactttaaaattaaaaaaaaaaagatgagaGCTCGACCCACTCATCTCGATCTACATGGATCgcaattattaataaaatataatattaattatatcaaatataaaatataattataattatatcactaaatttaaaaaatgcaTATTTGATAactaataagaaaaaaattaaataaatcaaataaaaaataatatttcgagaatattcttttttatAGTAAGATTTGAAGTAGATGAGTTGGAGATAAATATTGTATTTGGTGCAAAAACTACACTGTTTTAAAATAGAattactttaaaatagagttactttaaaatagagttttATGTTGGAGATGACCTAATAGCTTCAAAGTTGGCAAGCATGAAGAAGGGATCGCCATAGGAAGTTGCGGATCTTAGCTGGTACCTTGAACCTCCAAATGCACCTCCAGTTAATACCATCTGTGTGATAGGATTGAAACCTCTTGCACTCAATAATAATAATCTGTAACCACTTTTAACATAATATGTGCATGGAGAGTTAAGAAGATCCCCAAATTCATGAACTCATTATAAAAGTAGCATAGGCTTCATTATTTAGGCTTGCATGATCTTTTAAGTCATAAATTTTGGCCACCTAACTTAAGTGTTTTAGGGatgtttattttgtttttttaataatgtAGGAATTCACGACCGTTATATTTTTAGACAAGTTtgttttataaaatttgtttaATGTTATTTATCTAATTAAAGTGATTTACGTTCCAATAATTAATATAGAAATATTGTTTTAATTGcggatataataataataataataataattaaaaaaaagtatGGGAGGTCACTGTGGAATCGAGACCTTGGATATCGTACCTGTTGATTCACCTTTCACAAAATCCGAAGTAGTTGAGTCCAGCTCAATTTGAGTAAGCAAATCTGGCTATACTATTTACGCCGTTATGATTCAACTTGTTGAACTTGATATAAATTCGAAGGACACCTATTTAAATTTAGCAACTTGGTGAAATacttttgataaaaaaatttcaagatgCAATGtagtataaaattaaaatttagattTGGATTTAGTATCAGGAAACACCAAACATCGATCTAAAACATTGGGATCtgggataatttttaaaaacctTGTGTTTACGGGAAAAGATTTCACCTTACCTTGTGGGGCACTGTTCCCATTAGAATATCAAAAGCTCAATTTTAATCACGCATATGTGGTGTctgtcaatttttttaaaatcaatggTCCAAATCTTGTGGAGACACTGTCCCAGTAGCATCGACACGCCCACACCCattgaaacaaaaaataaatgaatgTGGAGAATCCAACTGGAATATGGCTGTATTCCTCCGAGATTATCTGTAAACTTAGTACAATTTTTGCCGGTACGTCCGGGGACACGAGTCGCCTGCCTTACTACCAAGCTTTGAGTCAATATTTCCTAATTGCTATACAGATTAACCCATAAATTATATTCACCATAATTCTTTTCTTTGacaaaaaaatataatgaatatttaGTTGGATTACTCGAAGGGAAACAGGCCcttgattttaaaaaacaaaggACGATGGGACTGCCTTTGGCCGATTCACAGAAGTGGGGCCTAAGAAATGATGACGCAAAAATGGACAAGAGAGACGCAGAGTACCTCGTTCAATGCACCCCGCAAAACATACTCCTATAAATCATCAAGCAGTCGAAAgaagaaaattatccaattttgcaaaataataacaataagagTAATAATAATTAATGGCTTCTTCTCGTAAGATAATTCCAGCTGCCCTTTTACTCTTCTTTCTGGCTCAGGtaaccaatatatatataattcattaCAAATTTGGATTTTGAAACTATTCCTGCACTAGTGGACTCTTGGTTATTTTGTTCTTGTTGCTTTTGTTCTCGAGTTTTGTGTGTTTATCATGTTTGCCCTGGTTTTGATCGTCAAAGGTTGGAATTGAAGAAGTGAAAGGTGCTGTTAATAGAAGGCTTTTACCGTATATAGGTATGTTTCTGTTcatatttttgcattttcccttCGTAAATCCAGCGTATTTTTAGTGGGGTATTAAAAGTATGTGAGAAAAGAACGTAAATCAAACTTCatgtataaatattttcaatagtACTTGAATATTTCTTCCAAAGCATTCTTCACAACTTTGCAGATTGTGGAGGATTATGCGAGGCGAGGTGCAGCTTACACTCGAGGCCCAATGTGTGCACAAGGGCTTGCGGCACTTGCTGTGCCCGCTGCAAATGTGTGCCGCCGGGCACCTCCGGCAACAGGGAATTGTGTGGGACATGCTACACCGATATGACTACACATGGAAACAAAACCAAATGTCCTTAATTGTCGATTGTTATATAAATAACCTATGATTTCCCATGTTTACTTTTCGGAATTTTGTATTACAATGTAAAGTAGTTATTTTCCCTATGTTGTGATCTCTcgattgttgaattattgtggAATCAGTCCTGAAAACTTTGTTTGGCCCTACTTCAATGTCTCCGTGTTGTTCTAATTTTATTCATATATTAGTGATTATGAATTCCTTTTACCTTTTAATATCAACATTCAATTGGTCCGACGCGTTTCAACAGACCCGATACTTTTTCGGGCTCACGTAATATTTTGAGTTGGTAGAGAATCCAAATGTTTTGAGGCCCAACTAAGTATTCTTCCTAAGCCCAATATTTGTTGTTGAGACAAGTCCAAGCCTATTTTATCGAGCTACTATCAAGAGGCCCAATTGCAATAATTTTCCGTCAAAATGTCAattctaaaaaaagaaaaatttattatgaatattgatATATGTGTACAGTAATAAATGAtcacttcaattattgtttgcattgattatatcaattcatttaattcaattttgaatttaattaatttttatattaattcaaatataatttatgtattatatgtttttttttgttttttttactcaaattaaaactaaactctattgaaaacataaattatattaaaaatttgtattgattatatcagtcagtttaattaaaaactgtataaaaaaaattaaaatacaaatgattgcaatgttcaATATCACTCATTaggtaaatcattcaaaattaaaattttctatttcAAGTAATTTCTGCTCAAATTACTTACTaaaaaagaaatacaatatttaattgatttatttaatttttttaaaaataaaattggttgagTGTTAAAAGTTATCACTACAACAAGATTTTTCAATGAACATTAATTTATCttttaataatcataaattttttttttatctcaaatacatattatttcgaagttaccttaatttgaaagaattaatgcgttataattttcttccaaaaccatatgtatattgtatatcttgaattgtcttcttaaaaattcaaataagagagcacgaaaaaaattaaaaagatagATTCAAAAGAGTTTCAAATGGACATTAAATCACTCTCAATAATATACACAACAGCCTATTATGAAGatattttgtaaataaaatcaCAACCCATTTGGTTAAAGATattgatgaaacaattattattatcattcaaatgtgtcaaacacgtgtcatgtcataaaattgtttgtgaatgtggatttagacgaaattactgaatttttaaaaaattatttctcattaatttattgaatgcgatttaaaaatattttttttatcacatgttaaaaaataatgatatataaattctcgaaaattaaaAAAGTAAATATGTATTAAGATTGGTGGCCGAGATCAATACACTAAACATGATAAGCATAATGTCATTGCCTTATGctaacacaatctaaaattttgatttatgatattgattcttagtcaaaaaaattaatcgacattcattgtatttaagaaattttttttaaaaaagcgaaaaaatagttttattttttataattatattatctttttcaatttaaatatttattcatttttcactaatttttaataatataatccCGTGCATCGCACGGGTTAAATATTAGTTTATCATATAAGCTAGAGTGGATTTAAAGAAACCTATAAACTTTAATTAGAGTTTggaatatttatgatttatttgcttattgttcaataaagaaaacacgataaaataaaattcaaacacaaaattttaattgaaaagATAATAGATAATTTCAACATTATTATACTTcatttaaacaataaaactcTGATAtacattgacttttaaaaactctataaaagtctataggtattcaaattttcaatagacttttaataaatTCATGGAattcattaaaatacaaatattaaagcctaaggtacaactataaattgttaaaaattgTATTTAGTTCAAtcaaagatttggatggatttttaaaacttctatctaatacacaagctatttatttCTTTCTATGTCATTTCACATCACAtctcttcttatcttctctccTTTCATCTATTTATATCACTatctcaaattttcgaagtgtatctctttaaatattttcatctttccttttcaaatttttcattcttTGGCTAATtgtatatttaataattttttatttaaatatcataggaaatgttgaattttaaaattgattttgtgatttttaatttataatttatacaaattaatgtaatattcaataataataaaagatgatccaaaaaaaAATGTCGCTTGATTATCCTAAACCAGTAGACGATGGGGGCTAAATTGCTCAACCGCACTCATACTATGATCATAGTATAATAATTGAACAACCTCATAAAAaccattatttttaaaattttttagcatgtttaattaatatatgtaagctaagatatttttatacaaaattatatccacacaatgctaaataatatttttttcacatgtatattatcaattcaaaaataagattacagattaatcaattgatgtattttaaaaaatttacaaacatgcatacaaaCCCACGTATATACACATGTAAATATTACattatttaacttttaaataaataaatttatttattaatataaatactGAAAAACTATTTCAAACTGAGTATGTTACatatgtcaattaattattggttcaaagaaattaataaaaaataatattttataattaagtacaaaatttataaaattctataaaaaaaattcacaaaagtctataaaaatcttgcaaaaaagtctacacgaatccacataaatctgtttataaatatgtgagattctgtaaaagtcaataaaaatcaatcaaatacataaaagtctatcatttgaaaaactcattaaaagtcatcaaaactctgaattgaatacacccccacttaaatatttcaatataaaatcaagaattttatttccatatttgaattgaaggattttattttaagaCGTGTATGCAATAATTTTGaatatgtcttttgtgagacagtctcacaaatatttatctgtgagacggatcaatcctaccaatattcacaataaaaagtaatactcttagtataaaagtaatattttttttgaatgacccaaataagagatctgtctcacaaaatatgacacgtgagaccgtctaacacaatattttttttaaaataagaagtTATTTTcgactttttattaaaaaagaaagaaagaaagcaGTTTCGTGTGGTTGCCTTCCTCATCGAAACCGGAGAAAAAGCTGGTCAACTGCAGGTTGTTTGCTCGATTCATTTGCGGTTGGAAATGATGTATATGTCCATATCGAGGCTCGTTTATCCAAAAAAGTTACGCACATTTTTTCTGCGGATTTCAATTCTCTTTGCAGGAAAATCGACCAGTAAAGATTAAACCGGTTTGAAGGAGTGAGTAtgcttatttatttttcaaaaaaattggaACAGAGCTAAGTGGCTGAGATAAATGGTTAATTTAGTTTGAGTGTCTTAGGGGTGAATTTAGTTTTAAACCTGAGCGGTTTTGGTGATAACTTAAAGATTAAGGttttaattcaattaaaaatttcAGGTTACGAGATTCGAAAATGTAGTGCAAATACGAGGTTCAGAAATTGCTGGTATTTGACCTGTCAATTGTGTGGTGTTGGTTTTGTTTGTACTCGATTTATTGTGGAATGTGGTTATGCTGTGTGTTTTGACTCAGATTCCTAATTTTATGATCCCCTTGGGAATTTTGCTGAATAAACGCACTACTTTGAACTTTTTTACAATCGTGAGATATGTTTCATTTTCATGTAAATGCATAAAGTTTGTTGGCTCTATTGAGGCGATGCTAGTCAGTCGTTGTGGATATTGCTATAATGGGGATAACAAAACCTTGAGGTTGTGTTTGGATGATGGGGTTTGTGATGCGCTTTAATCTATGTTTTCATTACTTTGGaagctttttttattttttaagtgatgaatgaaaattgaaaacTAAGAATTTCAAAATCTTTA
Encoded proteins:
- the LOC142534196 gene encoding uncharacterized protein LOC142534196; this encodes MVQERVNDEKLRLKIICQERDNRDPNRVLEALAIGMSETSRSWVTITLGRTGQVVKRDGSSYDGAYINALPHAGNKRSVRERLGNCVDSSAQFSNKRMRGDGGAMIDADDILLSRDDLRHKIIRKNMRKQSHNRLQDGEDLRNILSRPAQSSTNSVSAWEKLSETNDTRPRYLEPKDRRHHIPTSRDDRQLISLSRSSSQHLPSSKVQLLLNPRVQHVPDARESGRIRLEPKDSKYCMPELSRSSMISDVHGPRITNNVSKMEPGINSSSPSTLDHLRRRSPPDEALMSSRGLPAPVRDEEPNRIYAVRTLGDTRSSALKDAFDFSRPTSSSSYLTEMAPPVGLMKTRAPIVSTHPLPSSHAQNTSYVVDDHSTVDIFLRSLGLEKFALPFKAEEVDMYSLKRMTDSDLKELGIPMGPRKKIMLALQPRLRRQAL
- the LOC142534194 gene encoding snakin-2-like; the encoded protein is MASSRKIIPAALLLFFLAQVGIEEVKGAVNRRLLPYIDCGGLCEARCSLHSRPNVCTRACGTCCARCKCVPPGTSGNRELCGTCYTDMTTHGNKTKCP